A window of the Zeugodacus cucurbitae isolate PBARC_wt_2022May chromosome 2, idZeuCucr1.2, whole genome shotgun sequence genome harbors these coding sequences:
- the LOC105213902 gene encoding methenyltetrahydrofolate synthase domain-containing protein, which yields MENQNNTATAADAANNAENGSNATQEVSSTTHVPAEPTKRSLRVQTWKKIQDNKCGVGFNAIFNRIPGFVDSDKAAKLLSETEEFKKAQNIKVNIDRALHSVKLQTLLAGKTLYLPGTRDSKAIYLKVDVPADATDDQKKDILNVQDVQQHRTEITLENKVKLDMVVIGSVVVSRDGYRIGRGNGFADQDIGLLTEIGSITPDTVIATMVHDLQVVDSLPKELFQKYDTPVDLIVTPTEVIHVSKRLPRPAGVFWELLSERRLKIVPVLQVLKESEEKAGKVIVLKEEDTDIEQNQNARSRRRGPVRRRFGRRNQRRAISQTDTEQQGQDQQKRNPRRVRRFPNRRRRPTKSEGDQSGVEGKSQERKGAGGDRKQQQQQRQQRVRKNRLARDFCIKLSNITRDVRVKDLKSELRKRECNPLYISWKGQFGKCYLHFGNRNGTPSTEDEIEKVLKSLNDLSLTVTTGGGAGTGNASGAEGDAAQPQQTKTVAVNVELLKFDEKKGEGGSGAAANGDAAAGGDAGAARIESVDTTTV from the exons ctcATGTACCCGCTGAGCCAACTAAACGTTCACTACGTGTACAAACCTGGAAGAAAATTCAAGATAACAAGTGCGGCGTAGGTTTCAATGCCATTTTCAATCGCATACCCGGTTTTGTGGATAGCGACAAAGCTGCCAAACTACTCTCAGAAACTGAAGAATTCAAAAAAGCGC AAAACATCAAGGTCAACATCGATCGCGCCTTGCATTCGGTAAAATTGCAAACTCTGCTTGCGGGAAAAACATTGTATTTACCTGGAACGCGTGACTCAAAagctatatatttaaaagtagaCGTGCCTGCTGACGCCACAGATGACCAGAAGAAGGATATTCTCAATGTACAAGATGTGCAGCAACATCGCACCGAAATAA CTTTGGAGAACAAAGTTAAATTGGATATGGTAGTCATTGGTTCGGTGGTAGTATCGCGTGATGGTTACCGTATTGGACGCGGTAACGGTTTCGCCGATCAGGATATTGGCTTGCTTACCGAAATCGGTTCAATTACGCCCGACACAGTAATCGCTACGATGGTACATGATTTGCAG GTTGTTGATTCCCTGCCAAAGGAGCTATTCCAAAAGTACGATACTCCTGTTGATTTGATTGTAACACCCACAGAGGTTATACATGTCAGCAAACGGTTGCCACGCCCAGCTGGCGTATTCTGGGAACTACTTTCGGAACGTCGCCTTAAGATTGTACCTGTACTGCAGGTGCTTAAGGAAAGCGAAGAGAAGGCTGGTAAAGTGATTGTGCTGAAAGAAGAGGATACCGATATTGAACAAAATCAGAATGCACGCAGTCGTCGTCGTGGACCGGTACGTCGGCGTTTCGGACGTCGTAATCAACGTCGCGCTATTTCTCAAACCGACACAGAACAACAGGGC CAAGACCAACAAAAGCGTAATCCTCGCAGAGTCCGCCGTTTCCCCAACCGAAGACGTCGTCCAACAAAG TCTGAAGGTGATCAATCAGGCGTTGAAGGTAAAAGCCAGGAGCGCAAGGGTGCCGGCGGTGATCgtaagcagcaacagcaacaacgacaacagcgTGTGCGTAAGAATCGACTTGCCCGCGATTTTTGCATCAAACTTTCGAATATTACGCGAGATGTGCGCGTAAAGGATTTGAAGTCCGAGTTACGTAAACGTGAATGTAACCCACTCTATATCTCATGGAAag GTCAATTTGGCAAGTGCTACTTGCATTTTGGCAACCGCAATGGCACACCAAGCACTGAGGACGAAATCGAGAAGGTGCTTAAGTCGTTGAATGACTTGTCATTGACAGTGACCACAGGTGGTGGTGCTGGTACTGGTAATGCCAGTGGCGCTGAAGGAGATGCTGCGCAACCACAACAGACGAAAACCGTTGCGGTCAATGTGGAGTTGCTCAAGTTTGATGAGAAGAAGGGTGAAGGTGGTAGCGGTGCTGCTGCCAATGGTGACGCTGCTGCAGGCGGTGATGCTGGCGCTGCTCGCATCGAGTCCGTCGATACTACCACCGTATAG
- the LOC105213903 gene encoding serine/threonine-protein kinase 32A: MGANSSSRSDASLLSDEDVNFDHFQILRAIGKGSFGKVCIVQKRDSGILYAMKYVSRSACESRGALGGVIKEVELLASLEHPFLVNLWFSFQDEEDLFMVCDLLTGGDLRYHLQNRVEFSEKSVALLVCELGSALEYLQKQRVVHRDIKPDNILLDGAGHGHLTDFNIATRLQKDGLACSMSGTKPYMAPEVFMCALEEIAGYSYPVDWWSLGIVAYEMRANARPFIVHSNTGLAEVKHILNAPVHYPRYWSHDFIDLLTKLLCVHPGARISSQQEIQQTPLLRHMDFKSILEKKTKPTFKPPEDHLNCDPCLELEEMIVETRPLHKKKKRLAKQRSAQRDSDPETVLIKEFIVYNRYKELKRKAMEKKENDWQRELEHAMANSIVTSLAPIQEKPSMHFSGDSDNDDSVGGNKSTNNGNVTTVQTEIVNSNSSVSTTTTTNTLSINTLTTTTITGGATALPPICTKCQHHSPLMELATSQQTKIQLSSGTKDSENIEFIDRTPSPSTTNAITVRTPVVTRKTHATTKANIV; encoded by the exons ATGGGGGCGAATTCGTCGAGCAGATCGGATGCAAGTCTGCTCAGCGATGAAGATG tgaattttgatcattttcaaatattgcgGGCGATTGGCAAGGGAAGTTTTGGCAAG GTGTGCATTGTACAGAAACGTGATAGCGGCATACTCTATGCCATGAAATATGTCAGTCGTTCAGCGTGCGAATCGCGTGGAGCGCTCGGTGGCGTCATCAAAGAAGTTGAGTTGCTTGCATCGCTGGAACATCCATTTCTGGTGAATTTGTGGTTTTCATTTCAAG ATGAGGAGGATTTATTTATGGTTTGTGATTTGCTGACTGGTGGTGATTTAAGGTATCATCTACAAAATCGG gTGGAATTCAGCGAAAAAAGTGTTGCCTTATTAGTGTGTGAGTTGGGAAGTGCTTTAGAATACTTGCAGAAGCAAAGGGTAGTGCATAG GGATATCAAGCCAGACAACATTCTTTTGGATGGTGCTG GTCACGGACATTTGACTGATTTTAACATAGCGACGAGACTGCAAAAGGATGGACTTGCGTGCAGCATGTCTGGGACCAAACCATATATGGCGCCAGAGGTGTTTATGTGTGCATTAGAGGAAATAG CGGGTTACAGTTATCCGGTCGACTGGTGGTCCCTCGGCATAGTTGCATACGAAATGCGTGCCAATGCGCGACCTTTCATCGTACATTCCAATACGGGATTGGCGGAGGTAAAGCATATTTTAAACGCACCGGTGCATTATCCCCGTTATTGGAGTCATGATTTCATCGATTTGCTGACAAAA cTGCTCTGCGTGCATCCGGGCGCACGTATTAGCTCTCAACAGGAGATACAACAAACACCGTTGTTACGACACATGGACTTCAAAAGTATACTAGAGAAAAAAACGAAACCAACATTCAAGCCACCTGAGGATCACCTCAACTGCGATCCCTGCTTAGAGCTGGAGGAAATGATTGTCGAAACGAGACCGCTGCACAAGAAAAAGAAACGTTTAGCCAAACAGCGATCAGCACAACGCGACAGCGATCCTGAAACGGTACTCATCAAAGAGTTCATCGTCTACAATAGATACAAGGAGCTGAAACGAAAGGCAATGGAGAAGAAAGAAAACGATTGGCAACGCGAACTCGAACATGCTATGGCCAATTCGATTGTGACTAGTTTGGCGCCAATCCAAGAGAAGCCGTCAATGCATTTCAGTGGCGATAGCGATAATGACGACAGTGTCGGCGGGAATAAGTCGACGAACAATGGAAATGTTACCACAGTACAAACTGAAATTGTGAATTCAAATTCATCTGTGtccacaactacaacaacaaatacattaagTATTAACACGCTTACGACTACAACAATTACGGGGGGCGCTACAGCGCTGCCGCCAATTTGTACAAAATGCCAACATCATAGCCCGCTAATGGAATTAGCAACGTCGCAACAAACCAAAATACAACTCTCATCGGGCACAAAGGATAGCGAAAACATAGAATTTATCGATCGTACACCGTCACCATCGACAACAAACGCCATCACGGTGAGAACGCCAGTGGTGACAAGGAAAACTcacgcaacaacaaaagcgaataTAGTGTAG
- the LOC105213904 gene encoding sarcocystatin-A translates to MLNLKFSLLTICAIYAFFSLPNETSAVGAPQNLSGNDLKIAITILEKALSKSSAGDGPSYKLAKVNSASKQVVAGTLYKYNVDLINNDNNVRKCNVEIWARQWLLNGNQVTIACSGEQVIRYSA, encoded by the exons ATGCTGAATTTGAAGTTTTCTCTTTTAACTATTTGTGCCATATACGCCTTCTTTTCATTGCCAAATGAG acgTCCGCTGTTGGTGCCCCACAAAATCTCAGTGGTAATGATTTGAAAATTGCTATAACGATACTTGAGAAGGCTTTAAGCAAATCGAGTGCTGGTGATGGACCCAGCTATAA GCTTGCAAAAGTGAATTCAGCCAGCAAACAAGTGGTGGCCGGCACTCTCTACAAGTACAATGTGGATCTCATTAACAACGATAACAATGTGAGGAAGTGTAATGTTGAAATATGGGCGCGACAATGGTTGCTAAATGGCAATCAAGTTACCATCGCTTGCAGTGGTGAGCAGGTGATTAGGTACAGTGCTTAA